A part of Palaemon carinicauda isolate YSFRI2023 chromosome 8, ASM3689809v2, whole genome shotgun sequence genomic DNA contains:
- the LOC137644798 gene encoding A-kinase anchor protein 5-like codes for MNIKTELTVDIKAKLTVVIEDELTIDIEAKLTVATQVELTVDIEAELTIDIEAKLTVATEAELPGDIEDILTIDIEAKLTVATEAKLPMNIKTKLTVDIKAKLTMVIEDELTIDIEAKLTVGTQVELTADIEAKLTINIEAKLTVATEAELTVDNEDILTIDIEAKLTVATIEAKLTVVTEAELPVDIEEESIIDIEAKLTVGNQVKLTVDIEAELTMNMEAKLSVATEAKLTVDIEEELIIDIETILTVGTQVKLTVDIEAELTINIEAKLTVATEAELTGDIEEELIIDIEAKLTVGTQVKLTVDIESELTMNIEA; via the exons ATGAATATCAAAACCGAATTAACCGTAGATATTAAAGCCAAATTAACCGTGGTTATCGAAGACGAATTAACCATTGATATTGAAGCCAAATTAACAGTGGCTACCCAAGTCGAATTAACCGTGGATATCGAAGCCGAATTAACCATTGATATTGAAGCCAAATTAACCGTGGCTACCGAAGCTGAATTGCCCGGAGATATCGAAGACATATTAACCATTGATATTGAAGCCAAATTAACCGTGGCTACCGAAGCCAAATTACCCATGAATATCAAAACCAAATTAACCGTGGATATTAAAGCCAAATTAACCATGGTTATCGAAGATGAATTAACCATTGATATTGAAGCCAAATTAACAGTGGGTACCCAAGTCGAATTAACCGCGGATATTGAAGCCAAGTTAACCATTAATATTGAAGCCAAATTAACCGTGGCTACCGAAGCTGAATTGACCGTGGATAACGAAGACATATTAACCATTGATATTGAAGCCAAATTAACAGTGGCTAC TATTGAAGCCAAATTAACCGTGGTTACTGAAGCCGAATTACCCGTGGATATCGAAGAAGAATCAATCATTGATATTGAAGCCAAATTAACAGTGGGTAACCAAGTCAAATTAACCGTGGATATCGAAGCCGAATTAACCATGAATATGGAAGCCAAATTAAGCGTGGCTACCGAAGCCAAATTAACCGTGGATATCGAAGAAGAATTAATCATTGATATTGAAACCATATTAACAGTGGGTACCCAAGTCAAATTAACCGTGGATATCGAAGCCGAATTAACCATTAACATTGAAGCCAAATTAACCGTGGCTACCGAAGCCGAATTAACTGGGGATATCGAAGAAGAATTAATCATTGATATTGAAGCCAAATTAACAGTGGGTACCCAAGTCAAATTAACCGTGGATATCGAATCCGAATTAACCATGAATATTGAAGCCTAA
- the LOC137644800 gene encoding A-kinase anchor protein 5-like, with protein MNIKTKLTVDIKAKLTVVIEAELTVATQVELTVDIETELTINIEAKLTVATEAELTVDIEEILTIDIGAKLTVATEAELYINIKTKLTVDIKAKLTLDIEDELTVDIEEELTIEIELKLTVNIEAELTADIEIEFTIDIEAKLTVATKAELTVNIEFELTIDIEAKLTVDIEDELTIGIEVKLTVATEAELTVVIETKLTIDIEAKLTLTTEAELIVDIEEELIFDIEAKLTVATQTELTLATQPELTMATQAELTVDIEVELTVDSEAKLIVATKAELTVDIEDELTIDIEAK; from the coding sequence ATGAATATCAAAACCAAATTAACCGTGGATATTAAAGCCAAATTAACCGTTGTTATTGAAGCTGAATTAACAGTGGCTACCCAAGTAGAATTAACCGTGGATATCGAAACCGAATTAACCATTAATATTGAAGCCAAATTAACCGTGGCTACCGAAGCTGAATTGACCGTGGATATCGAAGAAATATTAACCATTGATATTGGAGCCAAATTAACCGTGGCTACCGAAGCCGAATTATACATAAATATCAAAACCAAATTAACCGTGGATATTAAAGCCAAATTAACCCTGGATATTGAAGATGAATTAACCGTGGATATCGAAGAAGAATTAACCATCGAAATTGAACTCAAATTAACAGTGAATATCGAAGCCGAATTAACCGCGGATATCGAAATTGAATTTACCATTGATATTGAAGCCAAATTAACTGTGGCTACCAAAGCTGAATTAACCGTGAATATTGAATTTGAATTAACCATTGATATTGAAGCCAAATTAACTGTGGATATCGAAGACGAATTAACCATCGGTATTGAAGTCAAATTAACCGTGGCTACCGAAGCCGAATTAACCGTGGTTATCGAAACCAAATTAACCATTGATATTGAAGCCAAATTAACCTTGACTACTGAAGCCGAATTAATTGTGGATATCGAAGAAGAATTAATCTTTGATATTGAAGCCAAATTAACTGTGGCTACCCAAACTGAATTAACCTTGGCTACCCAACCCGAATTAACCATGGCTACCCAAGCCGAATTAACCGTGGACATAGAAGTCGAATTAACCGTTGATAGTGAAGCCAAATTAATCGTGGCTACCAAAGCTGAATTAACCGTGGATATTGAAGACGAATTAACCATCGATATTGAAGCCAAATAA
- the LOC137644801 gene encoding germ cell nuclear acidic protein-like → MDLKAQLTIDIEAELTDDIEAKLTVDIEAKLTDDIEAKLTVATEAKFTVDIEAKLTIDIEGKLTVATEAKLTVDIEAKLTIDIEAKLTVNIKAKSTVGIEAELTIDIEAKLSVDIEAKLNMDIEAKLTMDIKAKLTVNIEAKLTLDIEVELTVDIKSKLNVDIEVNISFPESCY, encoded by the coding sequence ATGGACCTCAAAGCCCAATTAACCATTGATATTGAAGCCGAATTAACCGATGATATTGAAGCTAAATTAACCGTGGATATTGAAGCCAAATTAACCGATGATATTGAAGCTAAATTAACCGTGGCTACCGAAGCCAAATTTACTGTGGATATTGAAGCCAAATTAACTATTGATATTGAAGGCAAATTAACCGTGGCTACCGAAGCCAAATTAACCGTTGATATTGAAGCCAAATTAACCATAGATATCGAAGCCAAATTAACTGTTAATATCAAAGCCAAATCAACCGTGGGTATCGAAGCCGAATTAACCATTGATATCGAAGCCAAATTATCTGTGGATATTGAAGCCAAATTAAATATGGATATCGAAGCCAAATTAACCATGGATATCAAAGCCAAATTAACCGTTAATATCGAAGCCAAATTAACTTTGGATATCGAAGTGGAATTAACCGTGGATATCAAATCCAAATTAAACGTGGATATAGaagtcaatatttcctttcctgaaTCCTGTTATTAG